The genomic interval GCTGATTCCTGCGCTGATCGTCGCTACGATCGTCTACGGGACGAGCGCCCTGATCGTGACGGGAGTGTCGGTGGCAGCCTGCGTAGCGTTCGAGTATCTGATCCAACGCTTCATGCTGAAAGGTCCCGTCACCATCGGCGACTACTCGGCCGTCGTGACGGGCCTGTTGCTCGGATTCAACCTGCCCAACTCGCTTCCTATCTGGATCGTGCTGATCGGCGCTTTGGTAGCCGTCGGAGTAGGAAAAATGTCATTCGGGGGGTTGGGAAGAAATCCGTTCAATCCGGCGCTCGTGGGACGGGTTTTCCTGCTGATCTCGTTTCCCGCTCAAATGACCAGTTATGTGACTCCGTCCGGAGTCGACTCGCTGTCCGGAGCTTCGATTCCGGTAGAGATCAGCGCCGAGATGAGCGTCGATGCCGTATCGGGACCGACGCTGCTCGGCTATGTAAAAGAAGCGCTTGCCGGCGGTCAGACGACGGCCGATCTGACGGACCGTCTGAATTCTTACGGAGACATGCTGCTGGGCTTCCGCAGCGGGTCGCTGGGCGAAATAGCGGCTTTGGCATTGCTGCTCGGCGGCATCTACTTGCTTTGCCGCCGGGTCATCACCTGGCATATCCCGGTAGCCGTGCTCGGATCGATGACCGTTTTCTCCGGCATTCTATGGGTTGCCGATCCTCTGCACTACATGAATCCGCTCTTCCATCTGCTGACGGGAGGCGCTTTGCTCGGCGCCCTGTTCATGGCCACCGATTACGTAACCTCGCCGATGACGTCGCGGGGCATGCTGATCTACGGAGCGGGGATCGGGATCATCACGATTCTGATCCGCGTATGGGGCGCCTATCCGGAAGGCATGTCTTTCGCTATTCTGATTATGAACGCCGTCGTGCCGCTGATCAACAAGTATGTCAAGCCGAAGCGCTTCGGAGCCGCTGCGGTCCGGTAACATTCAAAGAATACGAATATGGAGAGTTCGTTGAAAAATATGGTTCTTACGCTGCTGGCCATCACCTTCGTTTCGGCGGCGGCCGTGGGAACGATCTACGAGATCACCCAAGAGCCCATCGCCGCAGCCAAGAGCGCGAAGATCGGCAGTGCGGTCGCGCTGGTCGTGCCGCCGTTCGACAACAATCCGGACGAGACGAAAACGATCGACTCGCTGGACGGCAAGACCGTTACGGTCTATACGGCCCTGTCGGGACAGGACACGGTCGGATATGCGATCGAGACATTTTCCAACAGCGGATTCGGCGGTGAAATCCGCCTGATGGTAGGATTCCTTCCCGACGGTACGATTCACCGGGTCGAAACGCTGTCCCACAACGAGACGCCCGGACTCGGCGACAAGATCGACCGCAGCAAGTCGGACTTCTCGGTCCAGTTCGAGGGGAAGAATCCCCGAACGTTCCGGCTGGCCGTCCGAAAGGACGGAGGCGATGTAGACGCTATCACGGCCTCTACGATCTCATCGCGGGCATATGCCGACGCGCTGACGCGCGCCTATCATGTTTTCGAGTCGATACATCAAACGGGAACGAGCCATGAGTAAACTGCAAATTCTGATCAAGGGTCTGATTCGGGAAAATCCGACTTTCGTGCTGCTGCTCGGCATGTGCCCGACGCTCGGCACGACCACTTCGGCCCTGAACGGCATGGGCATGGGAGCGGCCACGCTGTTCGTCCTGACGTTGTCGAACATCGTCATATCGATGATCAAAAACGTCGTCCCGGACAAGGTACGCATTCCGGCTTTCATCGTCGTGATCGCATCGTTCGTCACGGTGGTCCAGCTCTGTATGGAGGCTTACATGCCCGACCTGTACAAGACATTGGGCGTTTACATCCCTCTGATCGTTGTCAACTGCATCATTCTGGGGCGCGCCGAAGCGTTCGCCTCGAAAAACGGAGTGCTCGACTCGGCATTGGACGGTTTGGGCATCGGCCTGGGTTTCACGCTGTCGCTGACGCTCCTCGGAGCCGTCCGAGAACTGCTGGGAGCCGGAGCGATTTTCGGCCATAAACTCATCGCGGGCGACGGCATGCTGGTCTTCATTCTGGCTCCCGGAGCGTTCATCGCGCTGGCCTACCTGATGACGATCTTCAACAAACTGACGGCTAAACACAAACAAGGATAGTCATGGAATATT from Alistipes ihumii AP11 carries:
- a CDS encoding RnfABCDGE type electron transport complex subunit D; the encoded protein is MEKKLIVSPSPHIHGAMTTRRLMKDVVIALIPALIVATIVYGTSALIVTGVSVAACVAFEYLIQRFMLKGPVTIGDYSAVVTGLLLGFNLPNSLPIWIVLIGALVAVGVGKMSFGGLGRNPFNPALVGRVFLLISFPAQMTSYVTPSGVDSLSGASIPVEISAEMSVDAVSGPTLLGYVKEALAGGQTTADLTDRLNSYGDMLLGFRSGSLGEIAALALLLGGIYLLCRRVITWHIPVAVLGSMTVFSGILWVADPLHYMNPLFHLLTGGALLGALFMATDYVTSPMTSRGMLIYGAGIGIITILIRVWGAYPEGMSFAILIMNAVVPLINKYVKPKRFGAAAVR
- a CDS encoding RnfABCDGE type electron transport complex subunit G, whose translation is MVLTLLAITFVSAAAVGTIYEITQEPIAAAKSAKIGSAVALVVPPFDNNPDETKTIDSLDGKTVTVYTALSGQDTVGYAIETFSNSGFGGEIRLMVGFLPDGTIHRVETLSHNETPGLGDKIDRSKSDFSVQFEGKNPRTFRLAVRKDGGDVDAITASTISSRAYADALTRAYHVFESIHQTGTSHE
- a CDS encoding RnfABCDGE type electron transport complex subunit E; translated protein: MSKLQILIKGLIRENPTFVLLLGMCPTLGTTTSALNGMGMGAATLFVLTLSNIVISMIKNVVPDKVRIPAFIVVIASFVTVVQLCMEAYMPDLYKTLGVYIPLIVVNCIILGRAEAFASKNGVLDSALDGLGIGLGFTLSLTLLGAVRELLGAGAIFGHKLIAGDGMLVFILAPGAFIALAYLMTIFNKLTAKHKQG